A section of the Thermotoga caldifontis AZM44c09 genome encodes:
- a CDS encoding fumarate hydratase C-terminal domain-containing protein has protein sequence MLFMKYPVSLNVVRKLKVSDSIVFTGRFVLLSDTAFQRIINYERAEGLVPDFIKNELVCFGRIENNFVKPIPSKKFENFLEKAFLYGVVSVIAFDTSLDESTFKRFSRVLFVVESEVRPTSTRILTYADLGEDAVYEIEVERLFMRVAIDSKGNRTSLEVEQS, from the coding sequence ATGCTGTTCATGAAATATCCCGTGTCGCTGAACGTCGTCAGAAAGCTGAAAGTATCGGATTCCATCGTTTTCACTGGAAGGTTCGTTCTCCTGAGCGATACGGCCTTCCAGAGGATCATCAACTACGAGCGTGCCGAGGGTCTGGTACCGGATTTCATCAAGAACGAGCTCGTATGCTTCGGAAGGATCGAAAACAATTTTGTGAAGCCGATCCCGTCAAAGAAATTCGAAAATTTCCTTGAGAAGGCGTTCCTGTACGGTGTGGTTTCCGTGATAGCCTTCGACACCAGTCTGGATGAAAGCACTTTCAAAAGGTTTTCCCGTGTGCTCTTCGTAGTCGAGTCCGAAGTCCGTCCCACATCGACGAGGATCCTCACCTACGCAGACCTGGGCGAAGATGCAGTGTACGAGATCGAGGTGGAAAGGTTGTTCATGCGCGTCGCCATAGACAGCAAGGGTAACAGGACGTCGCTGGAGGTCGAACAATCGTGA
- a CDS encoding site-2 protease family protein: MVTLSSLLEQIVTGFVAVILTVVPREYFKARLAVRLGDQTPQKVGRTSLNPFVHLDPIGTVAFIFLNFGWSRPVPIRPWNLKKGKKHFLLVSSIGPATGMVCFLFYGILARSLSNFELAFETFSKAARFSLTYALFSLFPIPPLDGSRILGALLPEGYTEWYMKYEVYGVLFMLALLFLWIMPLIMNPFIHFIEKLTILLTG; the protein is encoded by the coding sequence ATGGTGACGTTGTCATCGTTGTTGGAACAGATCGTTACAGGGTTCGTGGCTGTAATTCTCACAGTTGTGCCACGCGAATATTTCAAGGCCCGGCTGGCGGTCAGGCTCGGCGATCAAACACCTCAAAAGGTCGGCCGAACCAGCCTCAATCCCTTCGTGCACCTGGATCCGATCGGGACGGTTGCCTTCATCTTCCTGAACTTCGGCTGGTCTCGACCCGTTCCGATCAGGCCCTGGAACTTGAAGAAAGGCAAGAAACACTTTCTTCTGGTTTCGTCGATTGGTCCCGCGACAGGTATGGTCTGCTTTCTTTTTTATGGAATTCTGGCACGCTCTTTGAGCAACTTCGAACTCGCCTTCGAGACTTTCAGCAAGGCTGCGAGGTTCAGTCTCACCTACGCCCTTTTTTCTCTCTTTCCCATACCACCCCTCGACGGTTCCCGCATCCTCGGAGCGCTGCTCCCCGAAGGTTACACGGAGTGGTACATGAAGTACGAAGTTTACGGGGTGCTCTTCATGCTGGCACTTCTGTTCCTCTGGATCATGCCGTTGATAATGAACCCATTCATCCATTTCATAGAGAAATTGACGATACTTCTGACAGGTTGA
- a CDS encoding penicillin-binding protein, translated as MLLSLRSFNVTVGPLWTIRIPASRGKILDAQGRLCAYDEFVNVAYLDLDYVRNSNSDRLKPYLGLLLRNFKIEKTAEEILSSRNRFLRLGEGPSRDDILKLVPTEMLPFVSIELEARRKRFTQFGMDKILGLVIADRAVGGVEEALDAQLRGKRDGKAFLKFSGFVNLLPELVFLRDPVDGKDVRLTIDLDLQRICYEEIVKAKEQNRAVGAGAIVMETKTGKIRAMVTTRNWNDTVLGYIEPGSALKPIVYAIAIESGVLKGNEVFQCTGQIKPVPELDITVRDIDAHGTVDVKEALVHSCNSATIMIARLIKEEIGEEAYYEWLKKFGFGEKTGVEIAGEISGVLRKPSQWSKIDFAMISIGHGIGTPPLQFLAAFNTLANSGKYVRPTIVEESTPVEKRVLSEETSRFVREALQAVVSQGTGKKANVLGVNVAGKTGTAQKLADGKDRYFSIFVGYFPSEDPLYTIMVYVDEPSAGAYLAGEVAAPIFASIVKRLIQLRKEHPLSVTTHAMPDLRGLTLRDALLILQQLGISDVRIEGVGKVSEQYPEPGAIDFKGKTVFLKLQ; from the coding sequence GTGTTGCTCTCACTGAGAAGCTTCAACGTGACCGTCGGACCCCTCTGGACGATCCGCATACCCGCCTCGAGAGGTAAGATCCTGGACGCACAGGGCAGACTCTGCGCGTACGACGAGTTTGTGAACGTGGCGTACCTCGATCTCGACTACGTGAGAAACAGCAATTCCGACAGACTCAAACCGTACCTTGGTCTTCTCCTGAGGAACTTCAAAATCGAGAAAACTGCCGAAGAGATCCTGTCATCGAGAAACAGGTTCCTCAGACTCGGTGAAGGCCCTTCGAGAGATGATATCCTCAAGCTCGTTCCCACCGAGATGCTGCCTTTCGTTTCCATAGAACTCGAAGCACGAAGGAAGCGCTTCACCCAATTCGGCATGGATAAGATCTTGGGGCTGGTAATCGCCGATCGTGCAGTTGGTGGCGTGGAAGAGGCGCTGGACGCGCAGCTGAGAGGCAAAAGAGATGGGAAGGCCTTTCTAAAGTTTTCTGGATTTGTGAACCTGTTGCCAGAGCTCGTATTTCTGAGAGATCCTGTGGACGGAAAAGATGTTCGATTGACCATAGACCTCGACTTACAGCGCATATGTTATGAGGAGATCGTGAAAGCCAAAGAACAGAACCGCGCGGTCGGCGCGGGAGCCATAGTGATGGAAACCAAGACTGGCAAGATCAGGGCCATGGTCACCACGAGGAACTGGAACGACACGGTGCTGGGTTACATCGAACCGGGTTCGGCCTTGAAGCCCATAGTGTACGCGATCGCCATCGAGAGTGGCGTTCTCAAAGGGAATGAAGTCTTTCAATGTACAGGACAGATAAAACCCGTTCCGGAACTGGACATAACTGTGAGGGACATCGACGCACACGGCACCGTGGATGTGAAAGAAGCGCTCGTTCACTCCTGCAACAGCGCGACGATCATGATCGCCAGGCTGATCAAAGAAGAAATCGGAGAGGAAGCCTACTACGAGTGGTTGAAAAAGTTCGGCTTTGGAGAGAAAACGGGTGTGGAGATCGCAGGAGAAATATCCGGAGTGCTGAGGAAACCCAGTCAATGGTCGAAGATAGATTTCGCGATGATCAGCATCGGGCATGGTATCGGAACACCTCCTCTGCAATTCCTGGCGGCATTCAACACGCTGGCCAACTCTGGAAAATACGTCAGGCCGACGATCGTTGAAGAAAGTACACCAGTGGAAAAGCGCGTTCTGAGTGAAGAAACGAGCAGGTTCGTACGCGAAGCACTGCAGGCAGTCGTGAGCCAGGGGACGGGAAAAAAGGCGAACGTCCTGGGAGTGAACGTCGCTGGTAAGACCGGAACGGCGCAGAAGCTGGCCGATGGCAAGGATAGATATTTTTCGATCTTCGTTGGCTACTTCCCCTCTGAAGATCCCCTCTACACGATCATGGTGTACGTGGACGAACCGTCGGCGGGGGCGTACCTCGCTGGAGAGGTCGCCGCACCGATCTTCGCGTCGATAGTGAAAAGGTTGATTCAATTGCGAAAAGAGCATCCGCTGAGCGTGACGACGCATGCGATGCCGGATCTTCGCGGACTGACCCTGCGCGATGCACTCTTGATACTCCAGCAACTTGGAATCTCTGACGTGAGGATCGAAGGGGTGGGGAAAGTCAGCGAGCAGTATCCAGAGCCCGGTGCCATCGATTTCAAAGGCAAGACGGTCTTTCTGAAACTACAATGA
- a CDS encoding DUF5408 family protein — protein MTPVKSIAKRRSHSVERVLSLFLVRIALVMVFLAVLVVSIFPLVRLMQSTANLSRENKVLQTRIVELEQQIRQLKLEQTLLMSSREVISPGSNEQ, from the coding sequence TTGACCCCTGTAAAGTCCATAGCGAAGCGGAGGAGTCACTCGGTTGAACGGGTTCTTTCGCTGTTCCTCGTGAGGATCGCCCTCGTGATGGTATTCCTCGCAGTGCTGGTAGTATCCATCTTTCCACTGGTGAGGTTGATGCAGTCAACGGCGAACCTATCGAGAGAAAACAAAGTTCTGCAGACGCGCATCGTTGAGCTCGAGCAACAGATTCGCCAGCTCAAGTTGGAACAAACGCTGTTGATGTCCTCACGAGAGGTGATCAGCCCAGGTTCTAATGAACAGTAA
- the rsmH gene encoding 16S rRNA (cytosine(1402)-N(4))-methyltransferase RsmH, which yields MNVVHVPVLVNEIVEFFKHIHGVFLDCTVGLGGHAEAVLTRIDNSVVIGLDIDDEALDFAKKRLERFIEEGRAKLLKSSYVDAARVLKELGISQVDAILMDLGVSSMQLEKAERGFSFNRDGPLDMRMDRQQTLTAYDVVNFWDEEALRKIIFEYGEEKRYARRIARFIVRNRPIETTKQLVEVLAKAIPDKYARKRHFATRVFQAIRIVVNNELENLKKFLAQVPGMLRPGGRIAVISFHSLEDRIVKEFFRTCSELKQLTKKPITPEEAEIRLNPRARSAKLRVAERV from the coding sequence ATGAACGTTGTTCATGTTCCTGTACTCGTTAACGAGATCGTTGAGTTTTTCAAACACATTCACGGTGTGTTTCTCGACTGTACCGTGGGACTGGGTGGACACGCCGAAGCCGTTCTGACCAGAATCGACAACAGCGTCGTAATAGGACTGGACATCGACGATGAGGCTCTGGATTTTGCAAAGAAAAGGCTCGAACGTTTCATCGAAGAAGGTCGTGCCAAACTGTTGAAAAGTTCCTACGTGGACGCAGCCAGAGTTCTGAAAGAACTTGGAATCTCGCAAGTCGATGCAATCTTGATGGATCTTGGAGTTTCATCGATGCAACTGGAGAAAGCGGAGCGAGGTTTCTCTTTCAACAGAGACGGTCCACTCGACATGAGAATGGACAGGCAGCAGACTCTGACAGCGTACGATGTAGTGAACTTCTGGGACGAAGAGGCTCTCAGAAAAATAATCTTCGAATACGGTGAAGAGAAAAGGTACGCCCGGCGTATCGCCAGGTTCATAGTTCGGAACAGACCCATAGAGACCACAAAGCAGCTGGTGGAAGTTCTGGCGAAAGCGATTCCGGACAAATACGCTCGAAAAAGACATTTCGCAACGCGTGTGTTCCAAGCGATAAGGATCGTGGTCAACAATGAACTTGAAAATCTCAAAAAATTTCTCGCCCAGGTTCCAGGGATGTTGCGACCGGGCGGCAGGATTGCAGTCATATCGTTCCATTCGCTGGAAGACAGGATCGTCAAGGAGTTTTTCAGAACCTGTTCTGAACTAAAGCAGTTAACGAAGAAGCCGATAACACCTGAGGAAGCCGAGATAAGACTGAATCCGAGAGCCAGGAGCGCGAAATTGAGGGTAGCGGAGCGGGTGTGA
- a CDS encoding HAD family hydrolase — MRSRRAQPEVETEDCSAVHRFEGKRTMTKLKLFIFDVGGVLCDGTSVANAIAEYLSLSREEFLTLARLAGLRELQTGKINSVQFWLNFSKISGRRIDEDLWVRFFRPVLRHEVIDLIKRLRAKYRVVAGTNTIEPHYQIHIAQGHYSVFDQVYTSHQIGFVKPDVEFFLYILENERVEPEETIFVDDTPENVAAAQQIGIRSVLFVNVQDLAERLSSLSEE; from the coding sequence GTGCGTTCTCGCAGAGCTCAACCGGAGGTCGAAACTGAGGACTGTTCTGCTGTGCATCGTTTCGAAGGGAAGAGAACCATGACCAAGTTGAAACTTTTCATCTTCGATGTTGGCGGAGTGCTGTGCGATGGAACGTCTGTGGCTAATGCGATCGCGGAGTATCTCAGTTTGAGCCGGGAAGAATTTCTGACGCTGGCACGACTCGCTGGTCTGAGAGAACTTCAGACTGGAAAGATCAACTCTGTGCAGTTCTGGTTGAATTTTTCGAAAATCTCTGGCAGGCGCATCGATGAAGATCTGTGGGTCAGGTTTTTCAGGCCCGTGCTCAGACATGAAGTGATCGATTTGATCAAGAGACTGAGAGCAAAATACAGAGTGGTTGCGGGTACGAACACGATAGAACCACACTATCAAATTCACATCGCACAGGGTCATTACAGCGTGTTTGATCAGGTGTATACGTCGCATCAGATAGGCTTTGTGAAACCAGACGTTGAGTTCTTCCTGTACATTCTCGAGAATGAAAGGGTGGAGCCTGAAGAAACGATCTTCGTGGATGACACGCCTGAGAACGTCGCGGCCGCACAACAGATTGGCATTCGCTCGGTTCTGTTCGTTAACGTTCAGGACCTTGCGGAAAGATTGTCATCGTTGAGTGAGGAATGA
- a CDS encoding phosphoglycerate dehydrogenase codes for MKKILILARTFGKYSDEPVRLLQENGFEIERKEKIEPNDLKHFDAVIVGLQKITREMLENSNVKIIAKHGVGVDNIDLDAATEFGIPVTITPNANAVSVAELTMTFIFALSKKLVELHRTLYEKRQFVSSVGVELFGKTLGIVGFGSIGKEVARRAICLGMHVLVHDPYVEANALKEFGVEGVELDELLKRSDFVSLHVPLNEKTRHLIDREKLSLMRKTAYLINTARGGVVDENALVEALKRGQIAGAALDVFDLEPLPPDSPLFDCPNLIMTPHVGAHTYEAILRMNMMAAGSIIDFFNGRVPKHVVNSEVIERLLEKGFKK; via the coding sequence GTGAAAAAGATCCTGATCTTGGCAAGGACCTTTGGAAAGTACTCCGACGAACCTGTGAGGCTTTTGCAGGAAAACGGCTTTGAAATTGAAAGGAAGGAAAAGATAGAGCCAAACGATCTGAAGCATTTCGACGCGGTGATCGTGGGGCTACAGAAGATCACACGTGAAATGCTGGAGAATTCTAACGTAAAAATCATAGCAAAGCACGGCGTTGGGGTTGACAACATAGACCTCGACGCGGCGACTGAATTTGGAATCCCCGTAACGATAACACCGAACGCGAACGCCGTTTCTGTAGCGGAACTCACGATGACTTTTATCTTCGCCCTGTCCAAAAAACTTGTCGAGCTGCACAGGACCCTTTACGAGAAGCGTCAGTTCGTTTCGAGTGTCGGGGTCGAGCTTTTCGGTAAGACGCTCGGCATCGTCGGTTTCGGCTCGATCGGAAAGGAAGTTGCAAGGAGAGCGATCTGTCTCGGTATGCACGTTCTGGTTCACGATCCGTACGTTGAAGCGAACGCTCTGAAAGAGTTCGGGGTGGAAGGTGTAGAACTGGATGAACTGCTGAAACGCAGCGATTTTGTGAGCCTGCACGTGCCTTTGAATGAGAAGACGAGGCATTTGATCGATCGTGAGAAACTCTCACTGATGAGAAAGACCGCCTATCTCATAAACACGGCCCGTGGAGGGGTTGTGGACGAAAACGCTCTCGTTGAAGCCCTCAAGAGAGGTCAGATCGCTGGTGCCGCTCTGGACGTGTTCGATCTCGAACCCTTGCCACCCGACTCGCCCCTGTTCGACTGTCCCAATTTGATAATGACCCCGCACGTGGGCGCACACACCTACGAAGCGATCCTGCGCATGAACATGATGGCTGCCGGATCGATCATCGACTTTTTCAACGGCAGGGTACCGAAACACGTCGTGAACAGTGAAGTGATTGAAAGGTTGCTCGAGAAGGGTTTTAAGAAATAG
- a CDS encoding MurR/RpiR family transcriptional regulator has protein sequence MSVLQAIRENYRTFTKAERKIADTVLQNPRTVLECSISDLSQISGVKSEASIVKFYRKIGLTSFQQFKVLLAQELSQAPLEIVYEDISEGDDTKTIAQKIFKATVRAILDTLDTVDVAGLEKAADLFLKAKRILFFGFAASAAVAFDAFHKFTRLGKHCLFSNDEHIMVTLLANASKDDLVVAISHTGETKSIVALSKKAIEMGIPVVAITGNSKSSLAKLATVVLVTNTKETKIRTDAMTSRIVQLVILDTIYTLLAVKDPQAIENLKKSRLAISELKY, from the coding sequence ATGAGCGTCCTTCAGGCGATAAGAGAGAATTACAGGACTTTCACAAAAGCAGAACGAAAGATAGCGGACACAGTGCTCCAAAATCCCAGGACTGTCCTTGAGTGTTCGATAAGTGATTTGAGCCAGATTTCTGGGGTCAAGAGCGAAGCGTCCATCGTGAAGTTTTACAGGAAAATAGGTCTTACGAGCTTTCAACAGTTCAAGGTGCTGCTGGCTCAGGAACTCTCGCAGGCTCCCCTCGAGATAGTCTACGAAGACATCAGCGAAGGCGATGATACAAAAACGATAGCTCAGAAGATTTTCAAGGCAACGGTGCGTGCGATCCTCGACACGCTCGACACGGTTGACGTGGCAGGTTTGGAAAAAGCCGCCGATCTTTTTCTGAAGGCAAAGAGAATTCTTTTCTTTGGCTTTGCAGCTTCGGCAGCCGTCGCCTTCGATGCCTTTCACAAGTTCACCCGTCTCGGAAAGCACTGCCTCTTTTCTAACGACGAGCACATCATGGTCACACTGCTCGCGAACGCGAGTAAAGACGATCTCGTCGTCGCCATCTCGCACACGGGTGAAACCAAATCGATCGTCGCACTCTCGAAAAAAGCCATCGAGATGGGAATACCAGTCGTTGCAATAACGGGAAACAGCAAGTCGAGCCTTGCGAAACTCGCCACGGTCGTGCTCGTGACGAACACCAAGGAAACGAAGATCAGAACCGATGCGATGACGTCCCGAATAGTCCAGCTGGTGATACTGGACACGATATACACGTTGCTGGCCGTGAAGGATCCACAGGCCATAGAGAATCTGAAGAAGAGCAGGTTGGCCATATCCGAGTTGAAATACTGA
- a CDS encoding SDR family NAD(P)-dependent oxidoreductase yields MNFQGKVVLITGAGSGIGRKAAIMFAERGAKVAVNDISAEKGNETVEMIRKNGGTAVFVHGDVSKVPETEKIVKQTVEAFGRLDILVNNAGIVPSGKIEDLTEEDFERTMAVNVKGPMFLAKYAVAEMKKVGGGVIVNVSSVAALKGIPNRCVYSVSKAALLGLTKSLAIDYVKDNIRVNAVCPGTTYSQGLAERVRASKDPDAVLAEMMARQPVGRLAKEEEIAFAILFAACDEAAFMTGSYVVIDGGATTA; encoded by the coding sequence ATGAACTTTCAGGGTAAAGTCGTTTTGATCACCGGAGCTGGTTCCGGCATAGGAAGGAAAGCGGCAATCATGTTCGCAGAAAGGGGTGCCAAAGTCGCTGTTAATGATATATCTGCCGAGAAAGGAAACGAAACCGTGGAGATGATCAGAAAGAATGGAGGAACCGCCGTCTTTGTGCACGGCGATGTCTCAAAAGTTCCCGAAACCGAGAAAATAGTCAAACAGACCGTTGAAGCGTTCGGTCGCTTGGATATACTGGTGAACAACGCGGGCATCGTGCCTTCTGGAAAGATAGAAGACCTCACCGAAGAAGACTTCGAAAGAACCATGGCTGTCAACGTCAAAGGTCCCATGTTCTTGGCAAAGTATGCCGTGGCGGAGATGAAGAAGGTGGGTGGGGGCGTCATAGTGAACGTTTCGTCGGTGGCGGCGCTGAAAGGAATACCCAACAGGTGCGTCTACAGCGTCTCCAAGGCAGCACTGCTGGGCTTGACGAAGTCGCTCGCGATCGACTACGTCAAGGACAACATAAGGGTGAACGCGGTCTGTCCCGGCACGACTTACTCTCAGGGCCTCGCGGAAAGGGTCAGAGCATCCAAAGATCCTGACGCGGTGCTTGCAGAGATGATGGCGAGACAACCCGTAGGACGACTCGCAAAGGAGGAAGAGATCGCTTTTGCTATACTATTTGCAGCGTGCGATGAAGCAGCGTTCATGACAGGAAGCTACGTTGTGATAGACGGAGGTGCAACGACAGCCTGA
- a CDS encoding TRAP transporter large permease encodes MFWMLVSFVVFMLLGMPVAFAIGIAGFIWFLQHPYLPITIPIQQALSQIINFTLLAIPMFIIAGSVMNSAGVTQRLLDFASSLVGHMRGGLGQVSAVLSTLMGGVSGSSIADAAMETRMLGPEMLRRGYPRGFAVAVNVWTSLIVPIIPPGIAFILYGTIGQVSIGRLFAAGIIPGLLLMVAYMFVIYFVARRLGLRPERERRASGREIAHALSKSIWALIFPVLLILGLRTGIFTPSEVGSFAVIYGLIVGFLIHREMSLKQFFSETLENALGDIGAVLAILAMSNIFSYGMVWERVPETLANFLLGISNNPYVLMIIIMIFLVFAGLFIDATALILMTTAVLLPVARRLGIDPVHFGLVFILSAAMGNQTPPVGASMYAGCSVLGATLEEYVKASWPFLIATIIVILLVIFFPQLSLLIPKLIFG; translated from the coding sequence ATGTTCTGGATGCTCGTGAGTTTCGTTGTCTTCATGCTTCTGGGTATGCCGGTTGCTTTCGCCATAGGTATAGCGGGCTTCATCTGGTTTTTGCAGCATCCGTATTTACCGATCACGATACCCATCCAGCAGGCTCTGTCACAGATCATCAATTTCACGCTCCTCGCGATACCCATGTTCATCATAGCCGGCAGCGTGATGAACTCCGCCGGTGTCACTCAAAGGTTGTTAGATTTCGCATCGTCACTTGTCGGCCACATGCGCGGGGGGCTCGGTCAGGTCTCGGCGGTTCTTTCAACACTGATGGGAGGCGTTTCGGGTTCGAGCATCGCCGACGCGGCTATGGAAACCAGGATGCTCGGCCCAGAGATGCTCAGGAGAGGTTACCCGAGAGGTTTCGCTGTAGCAGTGAACGTGTGGACGAGCCTGATCGTGCCAATAATACCACCCGGTATAGCCTTCATTCTCTACGGTACCATCGGCCAGGTTTCCATCGGGAGACTGTTCGCTGCCGGTATCATTCCAGGACTGCTACTGATGGTTGCGTACATGTTCGTCATATACTTCGTCGCGAGGCGACTGGGTCTTCGGCCCGAGAGAGAAAGGCGCGCTTCGGGCAGAGAGATAGCACATGCGTTGTCGAAGAGTATCTGGGCGTTGATATTCCCGGTGTTGCTCATACTGGGTTTGAGGACGGGCATCTTCACACCGTCCGAGGTTGGTTCCTTCGCCGTGATCTACGGTTTGATCGTAGGATTTCTGATACACAGAGAGATGAGCCTGAAACAATTCTTTTCTGAGACCCTGGAAAACGCTCTGGGAGATATTGGAGCAGTTTTAGCGATCCTCGCGATGTCGAACATCTTCAGTTACGGCATGGTGTGGGAAAGGGTACCTGAGACTCTGGCGAATTTCCTGCTCGGCATATCGAACAATCCGTATGTACTCATGATCATCATAATGATATTTCTCGTTTTCGCGGGCTTGTTCATCGATGCGACCGCACTCATTCTGATGACGACGGCGGTGCTTCTGCCGGTGGCGAGGAGGCTCGGAATCGATCCTGTACACTTCGGACTCGTATTCATTCTCTCCGCGGCGATGGGTAACCAGACGCCGCCAGTTGGAGCTTCGATGTACGCAGGTTGTAGCGTTCTTGGAGCGACTCTGGAGGAATACGTGAAGGCATCCTGGCCGTTCCTGATAGCGACCATCATCGTGATCCTTCTGGTCATCTTCTTCCCGCAGTTGTCGCTCTTGATACCAAAACTCATCTTTGGTTGA
- a CDS encoding TRAP transporter small permease → MKKLDEYLVKFEKVAAKWLLVAMIVMVFASGVARFLKNPMNWAVDFSSFLFAWACFFAMDVAWRENKMMSVDLFVKRLPVKVQKVIRVIVLLIILAFCIYMVVWGAQLTWTQRFRKFQGMPNFSYAWVTLAVPVGAALLGRSTLQKILSEFKNRPAGEAK, encoded by the coding sequence GTGAAGAAGCTCGATGAATACCTTGTGAAATTCGAAAAGGTTGCGGCGAAATGGCTTTTGGTGGCGATGATAGTCATGGTGTTTGCTTCTGGTGTGGCAAGGTTTTTGAAGAATCCCATGAACTGGGCCGTCGATTTCAGTTCTTTCCTGTTTGCCTGGGCGTGTTTCTTCGCAATGGACGTTGCCTGGCGTGAAAACAAGATGATGTCCGTGGATCTTTTCGTGAAAAGGTTACCTGTCAAAGTTCAGAAAGTGATCAGAGTGATCGTGTTGCTCATAATTCTGGCCTTCTGCATCTACATGGTTGTCTGGGGCGCCCAACTGACATGGACACAGAGGTTCAGAAAATTTCAGGGAATGCCGAACTTCAGCTACGCCTGGGTGACACTCGCTGTTCCTGTCGGAGCGGCTCTTCTGGGAAGATCGACCTTGCAAAAAATATTGAGCGAGTTCAAAAATAGACCAGCCGGGGAGGCAAAATGA
- a CDS encoding C4-dicarboxylate TRAP transporter substrate-binding protein: protein MLAFVAVALATLFAAPKYVLRFNHVLAATEPYHQAFLKWAKAVEERTNGDVKIEVFHSAQLGVEEDILEQIRAGAPIGQNTDSARMGMYVPPIGVMNIAYFIDFMGAKTPEEVIEALQKVKQSPSMKKWLDELENKYGFKVLSFFWVQGYRHFFTNKPVRKPADLSGLRIRTPPSPAWQESIRALGAQPVAIAFGEIYTAIQTKACDGAELTYANVYNGSLYEVVKYASETGHILLINFEVVSSKWFRSLPPEYQKIIEEECDKAGIEVSLKIMKELSEEYKKKCIEKGITVISDVDKAAFMEAAKQAYIKLGIMDALEQLIKEVRGQ from the coding sequence GTGCTTGCGTTTGTTGCCGTTGCCCTTGCAACGTTGTTCGCCGCGCCGAAGTATGTGCTCAGATTCAACCACGTTCTCGCAGCCACAGAACCGTACCACCAAGCGTTCTTGAAGTGGGCGAAAGCGGTCGAGGAGAGAACGAACGGGGATGTTAAAATCGAAGTGTTCCACAGTGCTCAACTCGGTGTAGAAGAGGACATCCTAGAGCAGATCAGAGCTGGCGCACCAATCGGCCAGAACACAGACTCCGCGCGAATGGGTATGTACGTTCCACCGATCGGTGTCATGAACATTGCCTACTTCATCGACTTCATGGGTGCGAAGACTCCGGAAGAGGTCATCGAAGCTCTTCAGAAAGTTAAACAATCGCCGTCCATGAAGAAATGGCTCGACGAACTCGAAAACAAGTACGGCTTCAAGGTCCTGTCCTTCTTCTGGGTCCAGGGTTACAGACATTTCTTCACGAACAAACCCGTCAGGAAACCTGCCGATCTGAGTGGTTTGAGGATCAGAACACCTCCATCGCCCGCTTGGCAGGAATCCATCAGGGCACTCGGTGCACAACCCGTTGCTATCGCCTTCGGTGAGATCTACACAGCGATTCAAACGAAAGCGTGTGATGGGGCAGAGTTGACTTACGCTAACGTCTACAACGGTTCTCTGTACGAAGTCGTCAAGTACGCATCTGAGACGGGGCACATACTTCTGATCAACTTCGAAGTCGTCAGTTCGAAATGGTTCAGAAGCTTGCCACCTGAATATCAAAAGATTATCGAGGAAGAATGCGACAAAGCCGGTATTGAAGTTTCCCTGAAGATCATGAAGGAGCTCAGCGAAGAGTACAAAAAGAAATGCATCGAAAAAGGTATTACCGTGATCAGCGACGTTGACAAGGCCGCGTTCATGGAAGCTGCCAAGCAAGCTTACATAAAACTTGGAATCATGGATGCACTCGAACAGCTGATCAAGGAAGTCAGAGGTCAGTGA